The following is a genomic window from Epinephelus moara isolate mb chromosome 17, YSFRI_EMoa_1.0, whole genome shotgun sequence.
NNNNNNNNNNNNNNNNNNNNNNNNNNNNNNNNNNNNNNNNNNNNNNNNNNNNNNNNNNNNNNNNNNNNNNNNNNNNNNNNNNNNNNNNNNNNNNNNNNNNNNNNNNNNNNNNNNNNNNNNNNNNNNNNNNNNNNNNNNNNNNNNNNNNNNNNNNNNNNNNNNNNNNNNNNNNNNNNNNcacacacacacacacactgggctgCCTCACCTCAGTGTGTATGTACACAGTATTTTGGATCATGCATGTAAACTCATTTCTCATGTGTCACCTAGTGCTCCTAGAGAGAAGTCCATTAAGACCATTCAGGATGAGATCCGCTCAGTTATCAGACAGATAACAGCCACAGTTACTTTCCTGCCGCTGCTGGAGACACCATGTGAGTACCCAGACTCTTTTCTACCAACAGACTTATTTGTCTCGGTTTCACTTCTGGATTATTGGCAATTGACTAAATTGTGCCCCTCCTCTTCAGGTGCATTTGACCTCCTTGTGTACACAGACAAAGACCTGGTGGTTCCTGAGAAGTGGGAAGAGTCTGGGCCGCAGATCATCGACCAATCAGAGGAGGTGCGCTTACGCTCCTTCACCACCTCCATCCACAAGGTTAACAGCATGGTGGCATACAAGAGGACCGACTCAGCTTAAACTTCTAAACCATGGCagcccccctccctccaccctCCAACCATTATCTCCTATAGAAAACATTAGATTTTACAGTGCCCTGTCCTA
Proteins encoded in this region:
- the mad2l1 gene encoding mitotic spindle assembly checkpoint protein MAD2A produces the protein MGILDHACKLISHVSPSAPREKSIKTIQDEIRSVIRQITATVTFLPLLETPCAFDLLVYTDKDLVVPEKWEESGPQIIDQSEEVRLRSFTTSIHKVNSMVAYKRTDSA